The following proteins are encoded in a genomic region of Primulina huaijiensis isolate GDHJ02 chromosome 3, ASM1229523v2, whole genome shotgun sequence:
- the LOC140974524 gene encoding uncharacterized protein isoform X1 — protein sequence MASTSTLSLCSHLKVSFGFRGKQRRETATIKHGSLCCYAPGVLALIYTNTSYASKTFRLNRLSIKASASSGRSNSSRSSSSRRVYHQSQAQAPVAMVKEMDSSILPVGAFAVVTFGFVLWKMMEKILILQPVKPVSEENKPTQGVNWSSGPGTNLLSSSGPKIERESKQRLNDFAKEIRSFASVDMSGRNFGDEGLFFLAESLAYNQVAEEVNFAATGITADGIKAFDGILQSNIALKSLNLSGNSIGDEGVKYLCDILVNNDSIQKLQLSSCAFGDEGAKAIAEMLKKNSSLRVIELNNNLIDYSGFSGLAEALLENRSILSLYLNGNYGGALGAAALGKGLEGNNSLRELYLQGNSIGDEGVSALMTGLSLHKGNLTALDLANNSITAEGAYYVAEYIKKSKTLLWINLYMNDIKDEGAERMAEALKQNRSVTNVDLGGNDIHAKGISAIAQVLKDNSIITALELGYNPIGSDGAKALADVLKFNGNITNLMLGWCQIGANGAEHIADMLKYNSTIGSLDLRANGLRDEGAMYLARSLKVVNEALTSLNLGFNEIRDEGAFSIARALKANEDVGLTSLNLMNNFLTKLGQSAIADARDHVYEMTEKELTVVF from the exons atgGCGTCCACTTCTACGCTTTCTCTGTGTTCTCATCTAAAG GTTAGTTTCGGCTTTCGCGGGAAACAGAGAAGAGAAACTGCCACCATCAAGCATGGTTCGCTGTGCTGCTATGCGCCGGGTGTTCTTGCCCTTATATACACAAATACGAGCTATGCTTCCAAGACCTTCCGTCTCAATAGGTTGAGCATTAAAGCGTCCGCCTCTTCTGGACGCAGCAATTCCAGTCGTAGCTCGAGCTCTCGGAGAGTTTACCACCAGTCTCAAGCACAAGCCCCCGTTGCTATGGTGAAAGAAATGGATTCCTCTATTCTCCCCGTAGGCGCATTTGCTGTTGTCACATTCGGATTCG TTTTGTGGAAAATGATGGAGAAAATCCTTATACTGCAACCTGTTAAGCCTGTATCAGAAGAAAATAAACCCACTCAAGGTGTGAATTGGTCCTCTGGCCCCGGGACAAATTTATTATCATCTTCTGGACCAAAGATTGAGAGAGaatccaagcaaagattaaacGATTTTGCCAAAGAGATTAGATCATTTGCGAGCGTTGACATGTCAg GTCGCAACTTTGGAGATGAAGGATTATTCTTTCTGGCTGAGAGCTTAGCATACAATCAG GTTGCTGAGGAAGTAAATTTTGCTGCAACTGGGATTACTGCCGATGGGATAAAAGCATTTGATGGAATTTTGCAATCTAACATCGCACTAAAATCTCTTAATTTATCTGGAAATTCTATAGGAGATGAAGGGGTGAAG TATCTATGTGACATTCTGGTGAATAATGACAGTATTCAGAAGCTACAGCTAAGCAGTTGTGCATTCGGAGACGAG GGAGCAAAAGCTATTGCTGAAATGTTAAAGAAAAACTCAAGTTTGCGCGTGATTGAACTCAACAACAATTTGATTGATTACTCC GGATTTTCAGGCCTCGCTGAAGCACTTCTTGAGAATAGAAGCATACTGTCGCTATACCTCAA TGGCAATTATGGTGGTGCCCTTGGTGCAGCTGCGCTGGGAAAAGGGCTGGAGGGGAATAACTCCTTGCGG GAACTATATTTGCAAGGAAACTCTATTGGAGATGAAGGAGTTAGTGCTCTGATGACTGGCTTATCTTTGCATAAAG GAAATCTTACAGCCTTGGATCTCGCAAACAATTCAATTACTGCAGAAGGAGCCTACTATGTTGCTGAATATATCAAGAAAAGCAAAACTTTGTTGTGGATAAATCTTTACATGAACGACATTAAAGATGAG GGAGCTGAAAGGATGGCAGAGGCTTTAAAGCAGAATCGTTCAGTTACGAATGTTGATCTA GGTGGAAATGACATTCATGCCAAAGGTATCAGTGCAATAGCACAAGTATTGAAAGATAACTCCATTATTACAGCT TTAGAACTTGGTTATAATCCCATCGGGTCTGATGGCGCAAAGGCTTTAGCAGACGTCCTAAAATTCAATGGGAACATAACTAATCTCATGCTTGGTTGGTGTCAG ATAGGAGCCAATGGTGCAGAGCATATTGCAGATATGTTGAAATACAACAGTACCATAGGAAGCCTAGATTTACGAGCCAATGGACTTCGAGATGAG GGTGCCATGTACCTGGCTCGCAGCTTGAAAGTGGTTAACGAGGCTTTAACGTCACTCAATCTAGGGTTCAATGAAATACGG GATGAAGGGGCTTTCTCCATTGCTCGAGCACTCAAAGCAAACGAAGATGTGGGGCTCACATCATTAAACCTAATGAACAACTTCCTCACCAAACTGGGACAG AGTGCAATTGCTGATGCAAGGGACCATGTATACGAGATGACCGAGAAGGAGCTTACGGTTGTTTTTTAG
- the LOC140974524 gene encoding uncharacterized protein isoform X2, giving the protein MASTSTLSLCSHLKRRETATIKHGSLCCYAPGVLALIYTNTSYASKTFRLNRLSIKASASSGRSNSSRSSSSRRVYHQSQAQAPVAMVKEMDSSILPVGAFAVVTFGFVLWKMMEKILILQPVKPVSEENKPTQGVNWSSGPGTNLLSSSGPKIERESKQRLNDFAKEIRSFASVDMSGRNFGDEGLFFLAESLAYNQVAEEVNFAATGITADGIKAFDGILQSNIALKSLNLSGNSIGDEGVKYLCDILVNNDSIQKLQLSSCAFGDEGAKAIAEMLKKNSSLRVIELNNNLIDYSGFSGLAEALLENRSILSLYLNGNYGGALGAAALGKGLEGNNSLRELYLQGNSIGDEGVSALMTGLSLHKGNLTALDLANNSITAEGAYYVAEYIKKSKTLLWINLYMNDIKDEGAERMAEALKQNRSVTNVDLGGNDIHAKGISAIAQVLKDNSIITALELGYNPIGSDGAKALADVLKFNGNITNLMLGWCQIGANGAEHIADMLKYNSTIGSLDLRANGLRDEGAMYLARSLKVVNEALTSLNLGFNEIRDEGAFSIARALKANEDVGLTSLNLMNNFLTKLGQSAIADARDHVYEMTEKELTVVF; this is encoded by the exons atgGCGTCCACTTCTACGCTTTCTCTGTGTTCTCATCTAAAG AGAAGAGAAACTGCCACCATCAAGCATGGTTCGCTGTGCTGCTATGCGCCGGGTGTTCTTGCCCTTATATACACAAATACGAGCTATGCTTCCAAGACCTTCCGTCTCAATAGGTTGAGCATTAAAGCGTCCGCCTCTTCTGGACGCAGCAATTCCAGTCGTAGCTCGAGCTCTCGGAGAGTTTACCACCAGTCTCAAGCACAAGCCCCCGTTGCTATGGTGAAAGAAATGGATTCCTCTATTCTCCCCGTAGGCGCATTTGCTGTTGTCACATTCGGATTCG TTTTGTGGAAAATGATGGAGAAAATCCTTATACTGCAACCTGTTAAGCCTGTATCAGAAGAAAATAAACCCACTCAAGGTGTGAATTGGTCCTCTGGCCCCGGGACAAATTTATTATCATCTTCTGGACCAAAGATTGAGAGAGaatccaagcaaagattaaacGATTTTGCCAAAGAGATTAGATCATTTGCGAGCGTTGACATGTCAg GTCGCAACTTTGGAGATGAAGGATTATTCTTTCTGGCTGAGAGCTTAGCATACAATCAG GTTGCTGAGGAAGTAAATTTTGCTGCAACTGGGATTACTGCCGATGGGATAAAAGCATTTGATGGAATTTTGCAATCTAACATCGCACTAAAATCTCTTAATTTATCTGGAAATTCTATAGGAGATGAAGGGGTGAAG TATCTATGTGACATTCTGGTGAATAATGACAGTATTCAGAAGCTACAGCTAAGCAGTTGTGCATTCGGAGACGAG GGAGCAAAAGCTATTGCTGAAATGTTAAAGAAAAACTCAAGTTTGCGCGTGATTGAACTCAACAACAATTTGATTGATTACTCC GGATTTTCAGGCCTCGCTGAAGCACTTCTTGAGAATAGAAGCATACTGTCGCTATACCTCAA TGGCAATTATGGTGGTGCCCTTGGTGCAGCTGCGCTGGGAAAAGGGCTGGAGGGGAATAACTCCTTGCGG GAACTATATTTGCAAGGAAACTCTATTGGAGATGAAGGAGTTAGTGCTCTGATGACTGGCTTATCTTTGCATAAAG GAAATCTTACAGCCTTGGATCTCGCAAACAATTCAATTACTGCAGAAGGAGCCTACTATGTTGCTGAATATATCAAGAAAAGCAAAACTTTGTTGTGGATAAATCTTTACATGAACGACATTAAAGATGAG GGAGCTGAAAGGATGGCAGAGGCTTTAAAGCAGAATCGTTCAGTTACGAATGTTGATCTA GGTGGAAATGACATTCATGCCAAAGGTATCAGTGCAATAGCACAAGTATTGAAAGATAACTCCATTATTACAGCT TTAGAACTTGGTTATAATCCCATCGGGTCTGATGGCGCAAAGGCTTTAGCAGACGTCCTAAAATTCAATGGGAACATAACTAATCTCATGCTTGGTTGGTGTCAG ATAGGAGCCAATGGTGCAGAGCATATTGCAGATATGTTGAAATACAACAGTACCATAGGAAGCCTAGATTTACGAGCCAATGGACTTCGAGATGAG GGTGCCATGTACCTGGCTCGCAGCTTGAAAGTGGTTAACGAGGCTTTAACGTCACTCAATCTAGGGTTCAATGAAATACGG GATGAAGGGGCTTTCTCCATTGCTCGAGCACTCAAAGCAAACGAAGATGTGGGGCTCACATCATTAAACCTAATGAACAACTTCCTCACCAAACTGGGACAG AGTGCAATTGCTGATGCAAGGGACCATGTATACGAGATGACCGAGAAGGAGCTTACGGTTGTTTTTTAG
- the LOC140974524 gene encoding uncharacterized protein isoform X3, with protein sequence MVKEMDSSILPVGAFAVVTFGFVLWKMMEKILILQPVKPVSEENKPTQGVNWSSGPGTNLLSSSGPKIERESKQRLNDFAKEIRSFASVDMSGRNFGDEGLFFLAESLAYNQVAEEVNFAATGITADGIKAFDGILQSNIALKSLNLSGNSIGDEGVKYLCDILVNNDSIQKLQLSSCAFGDEGAKAIAEMLKKNSSLRVIELNNNLIDYSGFSGLAEALLENRSILSLYLNGNYGGALGAAALGKGLEGNNSLRELYLQGNSIGDEGVSALMTGLSLHKGNLTALDLANNSITAEGAYYVAEYIKKSKTLLWINLYMNDIKDEGAERMAEALKQNRSVTNVDLGGNDIHAKGISAIAQVLKDNSIITALELGYNPIGSDGAKALADVLKFNGNITNLMLGWCQIGANGAEHIADMLKYNSTIGSLDLRANGLRDEGAMYLARSLKVVNEALTSLNLGFNEIRDEGAFSIARALKANEDVGLTSLNLMNNFLTKLGQSAIADARDHVYEMTEKELTVVF encoded by the exons ATGGTGAAAGAAATGGATTCCTCTATTCTCCCCGTAGGCGCATTTGCTGTTGTCACATTCGGATTCG TTTTGTGGAAAATGATGGAGAAAATCCTTATACTGCAACCTGTTAAGCCTGTATCAGAAGAAAATAAACCCACTCAAGGTGTGAATTGGTCCTCTGGCCCCGGGACAAATTTATTATCATCTTCTGGACCAAAGATTGAGAGAGaatccaagcaaagattaaacGATTTTGCCAAAGAGATTAGATCATTTGCGAGCGTTGACATGTCAg GTCGCAACTTTGGAGATGAAGGATTATTCTTTCTGGCTGAGAGCTTAGCATACAATCAG GTTGCTGAGGAAGTAAATTTTGCTGCAACTGGGATTACTGCCGATGGGATAAAAGCATTTGATGGAATTTTGCAATCTAACATCGCACTAAAATCTCTTAATTTATCTGGAAATTCTATAGGAGATGAAGGGGTGAAG TATCTATGTGACATTCTGGTGAATAATGACAGTATTCAGAAGCTACAGCTAAGCAGTTGTGCATTCGGAGACGAG GGAGCAAAAGCTATTGCTGAAATGTTAAAGAAAAACTCAAGTTTGCGCGTGATTGAACTCAACAACAATTTGATTGATTACTCC GGATTTTCAGGCCTCGCTGAAGCACTTCTTGAGAATAGAAGCATACTGTCGCTATACCTCAA TGGCAATTATGGTGGTGCCCTTGGTGCAGCTGCGCTGGGAAAAGGGCTGGAGGGGAATAACTCCTTGCGG GAACTATATTTGCAAGGAAACTCTATTGGAGATGAAGGAGTTAGTGCTCTGATGACTGGCTTATCTTTGCATAAAG GAAATCTTACAGCCTTGGATCTCGCAAACAATTCAATTACTGCAGAAGGAGCCTACTATGTTGCTGAATATATCAAGAAAAGCAAAACTTTGTTGTGGATAAATCTTTACATGAACGACATTAAAGATGAG GGAGCTGAAAGGATGGCAGAGGCTTTAAAGCAGAATCGTTCAGTTACGAATGTTGATCTA GGTGGAAATGACATTCATGCCAAAGGTATCAGTGCAATAGCACAAGTATTGAAAGATAACTCCATTATTACAGCT TTAGAACTTGGTTATAATCCCATCGGGTCTGATGGCGCAAAGGCTTTAGCAGACGTCCTAAAATTCAATGGGAACATAACTAATCTCATGCTTGGTTGGTGTCAG ATAGGAGCCAATGGTGCAGAGCATATTGCAGATATGTTGAAATACAACAGTACCATAGGAAGCCTAGATTTACGAGCCAATGGACTTCGAGATGAG GGTGCCATGTACCTGGCTCGCAGCTTGAAAGTGGTTAACGAGGCTTTAACGTCACTCAATCTAGGGTTCAATGAAATACGG GATGAAGGGGCTTTCTCCATTGCTCGAGCACTCAAAGCAAACGAAGATGTGGGGCTCACATCATTAAACCTAATGAACAACTTCCTCACCAAACTGGGACAG AGTGCAATTGCTGATGCAAGGGACCATGTATACGAGATGACCGAGAAGGAGCTTACGGTTGTTTTTTAG
- the LOC140974524 gene encoding uncharacterized protein isoform X4: MMEKILILQPVKPVSEENKPTQGVNWSSGPGTNLLSSSGPKIERESKQRLNDFAKEIRSFASVDMSGRNFGDEGLFFLAESLAYNQVAEEVNFAATGITADGIKAFDGILQSNIALKSLNLSGNSIGDEGVKYLCDILVNNDSIQKLQLSSCAFGDEGAKAIAEMLKKNSSLRVIELNNNLIDYSGFSGLAEALLENRSILSLYLNGNYGGALGAAALGKGLEGNNSLRELYLQGNSIGDEGVSALMTGLSLHKGNLTALDLANNSITAEGAYYVAEYIKKSKTLLWINLYMNDIKDEGAERMAEALKQNRSVTNVDLGGNDIHAKGISAIAQVLKDNSIITALELGYNPIGSDGAKALADVLKFNGNITNLMLGWCQIGANGAEHIADMLKYNSTIGSLDLRANGLRDEGAMYLARSLKVVNEALTSLNLGFNEIRDEGAFSIARALKANEDVGLTSLNLMNNFLTKLGQSAIADARDHVYEMTEKELTVVF, encoded by the exons ATGATGGAGAAAATCCTTATACTGCAACCTGTTAAGCCTGTATCAGAAGAAAATAAACCCACTCAAGGTGTGAATTGGTCCTCTGGCCCCGGGACAAATTTATTATCATCTTCTGGACCAAAGATTGAGAGAGaatccaagcaaagattaaacGATTTTGCCAAAGAGATTAGATCATTTGCGAGCGTTGACATGTCAg GTCGCAACTTTGGAGATGAAGGATTATTCTTTCTGGCTGAGAGCTTAGCATACAATCAG GTTGCTGAGGAAGTAAATTTTGCTGCAACTGGGATTACTGCCGATGGGATAAAAGCATTTGATGGAATTTTGCAATCTAACATCGCACTAAAATCTCTTAATTTATCTGGAAATTCTATAGGAGATGAAGGGGTGAAG TATCTATGTGACATTCTGGTGAATAATGACAGTATTCAGAAGCTACAGCTAAGCAGTTGTGCATTCGGAGACGAG GGAGCAAAAGCTATTGCTGAAATGTTAAAGAAAAACTCAAGTTTGCGCGTGATTGAACTCAACAACAATTTGATTGATTACTCC GGATTTTCAGGCCTCGCTGAAGCACTTCTTGAGAATAGAAGCATACTGTCGCTATACCTCAA TGGCAATTATGGTGGTGCCCTTGGTGCAGCTGCGCTGGGAAAAGGGCTGGAGGGGAATAACTCCTTGCGG GAACTATATTTGCAAGGAAACTCTATTGGAGATGAAGGAGTTAGTGCTCTGATGACTGGCTTATCTTTGCATAAAG GAAATCTTACAGCCTTGGATCTCGCAAACAATTCAATTACTGCAGAAGGAGCCTACTATGTTGCTGAATATATCAAGAAAAGCAAAACTTTGTTGTGGATAAATCTTTACATGAACGACATTAAAGATGAG GGAGCTGAAAGGATGGCAGAGGCTTTAAAGCAGAATCGTTCAGTTACGAATGTTGATCTA GGTGGAAATGACATTCATGCCAAAGGTATCAGTGCAATAGCACAAGTATTGAAAGATAACTCCATTATTACAGCT TTAGAACTTGGTTATAATCCCATCGGGTCTGATGGCGCAAAGGCTTTAGCAGACGTCCTAAAATTCAATGGGAACATAACTAATCTCATGCTTGGTTGGTGTCAG ATAGGAGCCAATGGTGCAGAGCATATTGCAGATATGTTGAAATACAACAGTACCATAGGAAGCCTAGATTTACGAGCCAATGGACTTCGAGATGAG GGTGCCATGTACCTGGCTCGCAGCTTGAAAGTGGTTAACGAGGCTTTAACGTCACTCAATCTAGGGTTCAATGAAATACGG GATGAAGGGGCTTTCTCCATTGCTCGAGCACTCAAAGCAAACGAAGATGTGGGGCTCACATCATTAAACCTAATGAACAACTTCCTCACCAAACTGGGACAG AGTGCAATTGCTGATGCAAGGGACCATGTATACGAGATGACCGAGAAGGAGCTTACGGTTGTTTTTTAG
- the LOC140974526 gene encoding DEAD-box ATP-dependent RNA helicase 22 isoform X2, translating into MLISLLYAGATSPPPKFPAHIHTFVSLATLSFPVLNNFSPLKALRIRVLATAAAKNRGEADTFLAEEHVSWASLGVSDGLARALINVGLHRPSLVQAACIPTILAGADVVVAAETGSGKTHGYLVPLVDRLCRNMDVSKRDVDDHKWHKKHHVSLVLCPNVMLCEQVARMANSLIDDNGVPFLTASAICGRQGLSIKEPDIIVSTPVALLNFLYAIDPEKRRSADCIRRLKYVVFDEADLLLCGSFQNQEYDSFPLKSSEIEVKEGIFVDLAEEDENSDNTSAIEDLELKSEIKIKQDWRRVRKLYDRSKQYIFVAATLPLNGKKTAGGILKRMFPDASWLSGSYLHRQNPRLEQKWVEVTNDTEVDALINAVNSGLNTKVGSSSGIIRTMVFANTVEAAEAVAKILMGVNIKCLRYHSSISLEERTENLVDFQLKGGVFVCTDAAARGLDIQKVSHVIQAEFATSAVDFLHRVGRTARAGEDGLVTSLFTKSNRDLVAAVRHAEELDLSVEKAFSRKRSFRNKLKKRGINRPDGASFIPQEIPL; encoded by the exons ATGCTTATTTCACTGCTCTACGCCGGAGCAACTTCGCCTCCTCCTAAATTCCCGGCACACATACACACATTCGTATCTCTGGCAACTTTATCTTTTCCCGTTCTCAACAATTTTAGCCCACTCAAGGCCCTCAGAATCCGGGTTCTCGCAACCGCCGCCGCCAAAAATAGAGGTGAAGCCGATACCTTTTTAGCTGAAGAACATGTTTCGTGGGCTTCTCTTGGGGTTTCGGATGGCCTCGCCCGCGCCCTCATTAATGTTGGCCTACATAGACCTTCTTTGGTTCAG GCAGCCTGTATACCAACCATTCTTGCAGGAGCTGATGTAGTGGTTGCAGCGGAGACTGGAAGTGGCAAAACCCATGGATACTTAGTTCCTCTCGTTGACAGGTTATGCAGAAATATGGATGTATCAAAACGTGATGTGGATGATCACAAATGGCACAAGAAGCACCATGTTTCTCTTGTTCTATGTCCTAATGTGATGCTGTGTGAGCAAGTTGCCCGCATGGCTAACTCCCTCATAGATGATAACGGTGTGCCATTTCTTACAGCTTCTGCCATTTGTGGCCGGCAG GGCTTGTCAATCAAAGAACCGGATATAATAGTATCAACTCCAGTTGCACTTCTGAACTTTCTTTATGCAATTGACCCAGAAAAACGCAGAAGTGCTGATTGTATACGCCGCTTGAAATATGTG GTTTTCGATGAAGCAGACCTGCTGCTCTGTGGGAGTTTCCAGAACCAA GAATATGACTCATTTCCCCTAAAATCCTCTGAAATAGAGGTCAAGGAGGGAATATTTGTGGATTTAGCTGAGGAAGATGAAAATTCTGATAATACGTCTGCTATAGAGGACTTGGAGCTCAAATCTGAGATTAAGATAAAACAGGACTGGAGGCGTGTCAGAAAATTATATGATCGCAGTAAGCAGTACATTTTTGTTGCAGCCACTCTTCCTCTGAATGGAAAGAAAACTGCCGGAGGGATTTTGAAACGGATGTTTCCTGATGCAAGTTGGCTTAGTGGAAGTTATCTCCATCGTCAAAATCCAAG GTTGGAGCAAAAGTGGGTAGAAGTTACAAACGATACAGAAGTAGATGCACTAATAAATGCTGTCAACAGTGGACTTAACACTAAGGTTGGTTCCAGCTCTGGAATAATTCGGACCATGGTGTTTGCAAATACTGTTGAGGCTGCCGAGGCTGTCGCCAAGATTTTGATGGGAGTGAATATCAAATGTTTACGGTACCATAGTAGCATCTCTTTGGAAGAGCGGACAGAGAATCTGGTTGACTTCCAGCTGAAAGGTGGTGTTTTTGTGTGCACCGATGCTGCTGCTCGAGGGCTTGACATACAGAAGGTTTCTCATGTTATTCAG GCCGAATTTGCGACTTCGGCTGTAGACTTTTTACATAGAGTCGGTCGCACAGCCAGAGCTGGTGAAGATGGCCTCGTTACAAGTCTTTTTACAAAATCAAATCGAGATCTTGTTGCTGCAGTTCGTCATGCCGAAGAACTGGATTTGTCTGTG GAAAAGGCATTTAGCAGAAAAAGGAGTTTCCGAAACAAGCTTAAGAAGAGAG GTATAAATAGGCCGGATGGTGCATCATTCATTCCACAGGAAATTCCATTGTAA
- the LOC140974526 gene encoding DEAD-box ATP-dependent RNA helicase 22 isoform X1 encodes MLISLLYAGATSPPPKFPAHIHTFVSLATLSFPVLNNFSPLKALRIRVLATAAAKNRGEADTFLAEEHVSWASLGVSDGLARALINVGLHRPSLVQAACIPTILAGADVVVAAETGSGKTHGYLVPLVDRLCRNMDVSKRDVDDHKWHKKHHVSLVLCPNVMLCEQVARMANSLIDDNGVPFLTASAICGRQGLSIKEPDIIVSTPVALLNFLYAIDPEKRRSADCIRRLKYVVFDEADLLLCGSFQNQVIRLINMLRFDEKQLSRLKNPDSVAQEYDSFPLKSSEIEVKEGIFVDLAEEDENSDNTSAIEDLELKSEIKIKQDWRRVRKLYDRSKQYIFVAATLPLNGKKTAGGILKRMFPDASWLSGSYLHRQNPRLEQKWVEVTNDTEVDALINAVNSGLNTKVGSSSGIIRTMVFANTVEAAEAVAKILMGVNIKCLRYHSSISLEERTENLVDFQLKGGVFVCTDAAARGLDIQKVSHVIQAEFATSAVDFLHRVGRTARAGEDGLVTSLFTKSNRDLVAAVRHAEELDLSVEKAFSRKRSFRNKLKKRGINRPDGASFIPQEIPL; translated from the exons ATGCTTATTTCACTGCTCTACGCCGGAGCAACTTCGCCTCCTCCTAAATTCCCGGCACACATACACACATTCGTATCTCTGGCAACTTTATCTTTTCCCGTTCTCAACAATTTTAGCCCACTCAAGGCCCTCAGAATCCGGGTTCTCGCAACCGCCGCCGCCAAAAATAGAGGTGAAGCCGATACCTTTTTAGCTGAAGAACATGTTTCGTGGGCTTCTCTTGGGGTTTCGGATGGCCTCGCCCGCGCCCTCATTAATGTTGGCCTACATAGACCTTCTTTGGTTCAG GCAGCCTGTATACCAACCATTCTTGCAGGAGCTGATGTAGTGGTTGCAGCGGAGACTGGAAGTGGCAAAACCCATGGATACTTAGTTCCTCTCGTTGACAGGTTATGCAGAAATATGGATGTATCAAAACGTGATGTGGATGATCACAAATGGCACAAGAAGCACCATGTTTCTCTTGTTCTATGTCCTAATGTGATGCTGTGTGAGCAAGTTGCCCGCATGGCTAACTCCCTCATAGATGATAACGGTGTGCCATTTCTTACAGCTTCTGCCATTTGTGGCCGGCAG GGCTTGTCAATCAAAGAACCGGATATAATAGTATCAACTCCAGTTGCACTTCTGAACTTTCTTTATGCAATTGACCCAGAAAAACGCAGAAGTGCTGATTGTATACGCCGCTTGAAATATGTG GTTTTCGATGAAGCAGACCTGCTGCTCTGTGGGAGTTTCCAGAACCAAGTAATCCGTCTTATAAACATGCTTCGTTTTGATGAGAAGCAGTTGTCTCGACTGAAAAACCCAGATTCTGTGGCTCAGGAATATGACTCATTTCCCCTAAAATCCTCTGAAATAGAGGTCAAGGAGGGAATATTTGTGGATTTAGCTGAGGAAGATGAAAATTCTGATAATACGTCTGCTATAGAGGACTTGGAGCTCAAATCTGAGATTAAGATAAAACAGGACTGGAGGCGTGTCAGAAAATTATATGATCGCAGTAAGCAGTACATTTTTGTTGCAGCCACTCTTCCTCTGAATGGAAAGAAAACTGCCGGAGGGATTTTGAAACGGATGTTTCCTGATGCAAGTTGGCTTAGTGGAAGTTATCTCCATCGTCAAAATCCAAG GTTGGAGCAAAAGTGGGTAGAAGTTACAAACGATACAGAAGTAGATGCACTAATAAATGCTGTCAACAGTGGACTTAACACTAAGGTTGGTTCCAGCTCTGGAATAATTCGGACCATGGTGTTTGCAAATACTGTTGAGGCTGCCGAGGCTGTCGCCAAGATTTTGATGGGAGTGAATATCAAATGTTTACGGTACCATAGTAGCATCTCTTTGGAAGAGCGGACAGAGAATCTGGTTGACTTCCAGCTGAAAGGTGGTGTTTTTGTGTGCACCGATGCTGCTGCTCGAGGGCTTGACATACAGAAGGTTTCTCATGTTATTCAG GCCGAATTTGCGACTTCGGCTGTAGACTTTTTACATAGAGTCGGTCGCACAGCCAGAGCTGGTGAAGATGGCCTCGTTACAAGTCTTTTTACAAAATCAAATCGAGATCTTGTTGCTGCAGTTCGTCATGCCGAAGAACTGGATTTGTCTGTG GAAAAGGCATTTAGCAGAAAAAGGAGTTTCCGAAACAAGCTTAAGAAGAGAG GTATAAATAGGCCGGATGGTGCATCATTCATTCCACAGGAAATTCCATTGTAA